A window of the Streptomyces griseochromogenes genome harbors these coding sequences:
- a CDS encoding MFS transporter, whose protein sequence is MDTADSPRTTPAPPPAAAIGPAAPPMPAASLRLLRAAGFVSNFDRFCITPMLLLIGSRLGVPLTTVMLAASGYFLAYGLMQPVWGLASDRLGRVRVMRISLTGAAVAALCSVIAPGATVLIVARVAAGAFFAASIAASITYVGDTVPAAVRQRPLSELMTAFALGTAVATVVAGALAHYISWRLVFALPGLIAAYLVVALRRLPEPPRAAPGALLAPFKVVLSSRWQWYVMAVAMLEGAVLLGFLTYIAPALEAQGASATLAGAVSALYGVGSMAAAQMVKRLVGRWTPVRLIVVGGAQMAVAFGFAAASRSVPALVGCALLLGGGWSFMHSTIQSWATTLAPAARATGVAMFGVALYVGSALASAFAAGPAEHHAYRGMFLTAAVLTVPLTVAAAVGRARYRS, encoded by the coding sequence ATGGACACCGCCGACTCACCCCGCACCACTCCCGCACCCCCTCCGGCTGCCGCCATCGGCCCGGCCGCCCCGCCGATGCCCGCCGCCTCGCTGCGTCTGCTGCGCGCAGCCGGTTTCGTCAGCAACTTCGACCGCTTCTGCATCACCCCGATGCTGCTGCTCATCGGCAGCCGGCTCGGCGTGCCGCTGACCACGGTGATGCTCGCCGCCAGCGGCTATTTCCTCGCCTACGGGCTGATGCAGCCGGTCTGGGGCCTGGCGAGCGACCGGCTGGGCCGGGTGCGGGTCATGCGGATCTCGCTGACCGGGGCCGCCGTCGCCGCGCTCTGTTCGGTGATCGCGCCCGGCGCGACGGTGCTGATCGTGGCGCGCGTCGCGGCCGGCGCGTTCTTCGCCGCGTCCATCGCCGCATCCATCACGTACGTCGGGGACACCGTGCCCGCCGCGGTCCGCCAGCGCCCCCTCAGCGAGCTGATGACCGCGTTCGCGCTGGGCACCGCCGTGGCCACCGTCGTCGCCGGGGCACTGGCGCACTACATCAGTTGGCGGCTGGTCTTCGCCCTGCCCGGTTTGATCGCCGCCTACCTGGTCGTCGCCCTGCGCCGACTTCCGGAACCGCCGCGCGCGGCACCTGGCGCGCTGCTCGCCCCGTTCAAGGTCGTCCTGAGTTCCCGCTGGCAGTGGTACGTCATGGCCGTCGCGATGCTCGAAGGCGCCGTACTGCTGGGCTTCCTGACCTACATCGCGCCGGCGCTGGAGGCCCAGGGAGCCTCGGCGACGCTGGCCGGTGCGGTGTCCGCGCTGTACGGCGTGGGCTCGATGGCCGCGGCGCAGATGGTCAAGCGGCTGGTCGGGCGCTGGACGCCGGTGCGGCTGATCGTGGTCGGCGGGGCGCAGATGGCGGTGGCGTTCGGCTTCGCTGCGGCCAGCCGGTCCGTGCCCGCGCTGGTGGGGTGCGCTCTGCTGCTCGGTGGTGGCTGGTCGTTCATGCATTCCACGATCCAGTCCTGGGCCACCACGCTGGCTCCGGCCGCCCGCGCCACCGGCGTCGCGATGTTCGGCGTGGCTCTCTACGTCGGCAGCGCCCTGGCCAGTGCCTTCGCCGCCGGGCCCGCGGAACACCACGCTTACCGGGGTATGTTCCTGACGGCCGCGGTCCTCACCGTCCCACTGACCGTGGCCGCCGCTGTGGGCCGCGCCCGTTACCGGAGCTGA
- a CDS encoding helix-turn-helix transcriptional regulator: MRGWRRRLTRDQVPELRRSRQTRSRMVSQEEMAQLTGVSSVWYGKFERGGAAQYSEDFLNRVSCALRLDEAERKLLFLHAVGWEPTSPANCRDAGIADGVRRLLELQPWPAYASDTAWDVIYHNRAFSEWFPFGVAEQNIAKEVFAPDTGRRIRFHNWEQDWAGPMLAQMRMAQARHPENTRLNTVVEEILDTSECARRLWRQHRVAEHADGNRRDLFRVDQETPTTIEIVMTSPLGNGDLRLVSLIPVRPDEGSR; encoded by the coding sequence GTGAGGGGCTGGCGCAGACGCCTCACCCGGGATCAGGTCCCGGAGTTGAGGAGGAGTCGTCAGACCAGGTCAAGGATGGTCAGCCAGGAGGAAATGGCTCAGCTGACCGGTGTCAGCAGCGTCTGGTACGGGAAGTTCGAACGAGGCGGAGCGGCACAATATTCGGAGGATTTCCTGAACCGTGTCTCCTGCGCCCTGAGACTCGACGAGGCCGAACGAAAGCTGCTGTTCCTGCACGCGGTCGGCTGGGAGCCGACGAGCCCCGCGAATTGCCGGGACGCCGGTATCGCCGACGGAGTACGGCGACTTCTGGAACTCCAGCCCTGGCCCGCCTACGCATCCGACACGGCATGGGACGTCATTTACCACAACCGGGCCTTCAGTGAATGGTTCCCGTTCGGGGTCGCCGAGCAGAACATCGCCAAGGAGGTGTTCGCTCCCGACACCGGCAGACGAATTCGCTTCCACAACTGGGAGCAGGACTGGGCCGGGCCGATGCTGGCCCAGATGCGGATGGCGCAGGCCCGACACCCGGAGAACACCCGTCTGAACACGGTCGTCGAAGAGATCCTCGACACCAGCGAATGCGCCCGCCGGCTGTGGCGCCAGCATCGGGTCGCCGAGCACGCGGACGGGAACCGGCGCGATCTGTTCCGGGTGGACCAGGAGACACCGACGACCATCGAGATCGTCATGACCTCCCCGCTGGGCAACGGAGATCTGCGGCTGGTCTCGCTCATCCCGGTGCGGCCGGACGAGGGCTCCAGGTAG
- the nudC gene encoding NAD(+) diphosphatase has translation MRTAGAAGMPEPALSRATVDRAGEHRTDEAWLSAAWLREGTRVVLVAEDRTLVAEDGTGQAEIVLLPASAAPDGMRYFLGSDTAGVDYFAVSVPGLEPYRAPGVREGGLRELGTLLAAGDVGLLVHAVALDAWHRTHPFCPRCAHSTDIAFGGHMRRCPSCGTEHFPRTDPAVIMLVTDGEDRCLLARNAAWDEGRWSVLAGFVDPGESLEQAVRRELVEEVGVRAESVEYAGSQAWPFPASLMIGFFGRTTDPAITVDGEEIAQARWFSRAELREAMTEGVVALPSGVSIARMMIEHWHGGPLPRTPSW, from the coding sequence GTGCGGACCGCGGGCGCCGCCGGGATGCCGGAGCCGGCGCTGTCCCGGGCCACGGTGGACCGTGCCGGGGAGCACCGGACGGACGAGGCCTGGCTGAGTGCGGCCTGGCTCCGGGAGGGCACCCGGGTGGTCCTGGTGGCCGAGGACCGCACCCTGGTGGCCGAGGACGGAACCGGGCAGGCCGAGATCGTCCTGCTGCCGGCCTCGGCGGCACCCGACGGCATGCGGTACTTCCTCGGCTCGGACACCGCGGGGGTGGACTACTTCGCCGTCTCGGTGCCCGGCCTGGAGCCCTACCGGGCTCCGGGCGTCCGCGAGGGCGGACTCCGCGAGCTCGGGACGCTCCTGGCCGCCGGGGACGTCGGGCTGCTGGTGCACGCCGTGGCCCTGGACGCCTGGCACCGGACCCACCCGTTCTGCCCCCGTTGCGCACACTCCACCGACATCGCCTTCGGCGGGCACATGAGGCGCTGTCCCTCCTGCGGGACGGAACACTTCCCGCGTACGGACCCGGCGGTGATCATGCTGGTCACCGATGGTGAGGACCGCTGCCTGCTGGCCCGGAACGCGGCGTGGGACGAGGGCCGTTGGTCCGTGCTCGCGGGGTTCGTGGATCCCGGTGAGTCCCTGGAGCAGGCGGTCCGCCGGGAGCTGGTCGAGGAGGTGGGCGTCCGGGCGGAGTCGGTCGAGTACGCCGGGAGCCAGGCGTGGCCCTTCCCCGCGAGCTTGATGATCGGTTTCTTCGGACGGACCACGGATCCGGCGATCACGGTGGACGGCGAGGAGATCGCCCAGGCGCGCTGGTTCTCCCGGGCCGAGCTGCGGGAGGCGATGACCGAGGGAGTGGTGGCGCTGCCCTCCGGTGTGTCGATCGCCCGGATGATGATCGAACACTGGCACGGCGGGCCGCTCCCGCGGACCCCCTCCTGGTGA
- a CDS encoding type 1 glutamine amidotransferase domain-containing protein: MSSPSSPSSPSSLKVLLALTSHGELGDTGRGTGFYVPEAAHPHEVFTKAGYEVDFVSVRGGSSPLDGVEPGDEDSARFLADPEVAAKLADTPTADRLDPADYSAVYFVGGHGTMWDFPDATDLTAFAAAVYEHGGVVAAVCHGPSALVNLRLSDGTHLVDGKEVAVFTNDEEESVGLTEVVPFLLETRLTERGATVRTGPMWAENTVADARLVTGQNPASAARVAELTVAILASGTEA; this comes from the coding sequence ATGTCGTCCCCGTCGTCCCCGTCGTCCCCGTCGTCGCTGAAGGTCCTTCTCGCCCTCACCAGCCATGGCGAGCTGGGCGACACGGGCCGCGGCACCGGGTTCTACGTGCCCGAGGCGGCGCACCCGCACGAGGTCTTCACCAAGGCCGGGTACGAGGTCGACTTCGTCTCCGTGCGCGGCGGTTCGTCGCCGCTGGACGGTGTCGAACCCGGCGACGAGGACTCGGCCCGCTTCCTCGCCGATCCGGAGGTGGCCGCGAAGCTCGCGGACACGCCCACCGCGGACCGGCTCGATCCCGCGGACTACTCCGCCGTGTACTTCGTCGGCGGGCACGGGACGATGTGGGACTTCCCGGATGCCACCGACCTGACCGCCTTCGCGGCGGCGGTGTACGAGCACGGTGGTGTGGTGGCGGCGGTCTGCCACGGCCCGTCCGCGCTGGTGAATCTGCGGCTCTCCGACGGGACGCACCTCGTCGACGGCAAGGAGGTCGCGGTCTTCACCAACGACGAGGAGGAGTCGGTGGGGCTGACCGAGGTGGTGCCCTTCCTCCTGGAGACGCGGCTGACGGAGCGCGGGGCCACGGTCCGCACCGGTCCGATGTGGGCCGAGAACACGGTGGCGGACGCCCGTCTGGTGACCGGTCAGAACCCCGCCTCGGCGGCGCGGGTGGCCGAGCTCACGGTGGCGATACTCGCCTCGGGGACCGAGGCGTAG